The genomic DNA ATTCCGATTTACGTAAGACATAATATCAGTCTAAAAGAACCAGGCGGTGGTAGATTGGATATAACAGTTGGACCAAAACAAACTGTTGGTCGAACAGTgagtgttaaatttacaagttttattttttattttaacataaaatttttatactttacttgttttttattttttattgaggtCGAAAATGTTACACTCGAAATACCGATGCcgaaaattgttttgaattgtACTTTAGTACCAAATCAAGGCAAGTATTCATTTGATCCTGTTAGCAAAGTATTATTTTGGGATATTGGACGCATAGATGTTTCGAAACTACCAAATTTACGTGGGTCAATTACCATACAAAATGGAGCATCATTTTCTGAATCAAATCCTGCGATTAATGTGAGTTTTTaagtataaactttttttttttatttaaaaatatcaaataaaaagaaattaaaaataatttctttccAGGTTCATTTcacaataaatcaattagCCGTTTCTGGTTTGAAAGTAAGCGGTTTGGACATGTAtggtgaaaaatataaaccatTTAAAGGCGTTAAGTATATTACTAAAGCTGGAAAATTCCAGATTCGAATgtaattgtataaataaacagattctactttatataatttatataacaatttttcagtcttgttaatttttattactgtagtaataattgaatttgatgTCGAATCCACCATCATTCGTACGTTcgatactaaaaaaatatagtagaagaactcataaaatttaaaaagacggaaatttattttctttttaaataatcttttaaaataaaaattcccgCGTTGCACTCATAGTGCGATGGACGAAAGGTTAATCTCGCCTACAGCACAGACAGTCAACTtcaccctggtctgaaatcgttATGTTTTATCCCTTGTCTCACAATATACTTGTTTTTGCTCGTATTATTCTTGAACATTAAAGAACTTAATGAAATGCAATAACGAattatctaaaattaatttcaaataatttcgtGTATCATAATAAGTATATACAGCAATTgatacatttaatttaaaataatatgtaaTCACAAATTTAGTTTAACACATGAACTTTTTAATCTCTAAATCCTCCCAAGTTGGATGTGTAGGATACGTGAATAATCGTTCCATATTAGTTGCATATACTGTATGATTATTaaccaaatttttataaatctgaaagtataattttattatcacagtgtttttaaaacgatcattaaaaagaaagaaaaaatgtatactAAACCTTTAGTGTTTGCAATAAATCGTTAACACTGACGGGAGGTAAAGCTGGTGATAATACTGGTGTTGAACAAGCCATAGCAAAAGCGGTTGCTTGTTCCATTTCATCGACTGTCTGCTTTACTGCTGGTACTTGTCCATCGGGTTCAATTATGTCCGTTGTCTTactgtagaataaaaattaaacagatgacattaatattatttttaaataaataattatattgttaaGATCATACTCTTGCTTGTGTGTACGTAaatatgaaaacaattttgttttatagtATCGAATTTTTCTTGAGTTGTTGAAAGAAATTCGTGTAcgaaaagttttgaaaaattatttttacttagctcttaatttttttattttataattaaattatggaaaagaaatctgaaaattttgaactcttccagcttaaaaaaatattttgagatttagctttgatttaattttgacgCAAATTTGTTGAGCGGCTTACGAGTGATgcaacaaacaaaaaaaaaatttttatttttatttttcaaaaaacttggAAACTACTCAGCCGATAGATTTCAAAACCTACTCAATttaaagatatcgtcgaccaAAAATTAGTCTACATACTCACGCGCGGACACCCACCTGAAAATATTCAGGGTTTTGAAACGTCAAGATCTAAtgaaaacttaatttttgGAAGTcgaaccgaaaccaataacttctatttttttttaacttttaaattttcatagcgggaagttcaaaatatttttgaattagaaGAATTTACTTCAGAGTAttttcaagaaatttaaaaacattttaaatgttttcgGGTTTTTTCAGACAGCAGAAGTTCTAGGATTGGGTCAccggtttttaaaatatttttctatgtaCCTAAAATGAATACCACGAGGTATAAACATTGTATTTCTTTTCCATGAACTCGGTACTGGTTCTcctatattataaataaaacttttctgATGAACAGCAAATCCTTTTCTTTTTGTAAGTACAgctgtaataatatttttaagaaatatttgtgtCGCAGCAATTATTATATGAGCGGTATTTTCATCAGCACTATCCATATTGTTTTCCCAAGCAGCTAACATTAATCTTGCTAATACAAATGTTCTATCAGGTAACAATAATTCTTGGGCACTAGATCTGTTAGCACCAATGGGTTCATCACCTACTGGAGATGACATTTGACTCAACACATCGACGTACATATCTGCgggctaaaaatataaatgttgtaatataattttattttttaactgacaTCACAATGCAatgtcattaaataattaatgaataaatactaACTTCGAAATTAGATCTGtcagttttatattttctctttaattttaatcgtttttcttttaatattttgtcttTGTCTGTATGAACATGGGTATTATTAGCTTTCATCGGCCTTAGAGGTGTTGCAGTAGCAAGCCCTCGtactttattaaataaacacagAAGAAATTCATTATGTAAATGAATCTGTTCATCTGTCATAATATTTCTGGCTTCACAATCAAATTCTTCTTTGGAACTctgcaataattaaatttataatttttattataaaagaaaataaatgtcttacattatgtttatttatatgagtgtgaatgtaatttacaattggcaattttttaaattctagatTAAAATTGCTcaagtagcacagagacaactttaagatgtcttttaaaggataagacaaatttttgTTGTCTCAAAGTCACCTTTTTTGGTTTAAATACGACATGGAAATGTTGGTTCCAGAGACAGAGAAGAGTTGTGTTGTTTTTCCTgtcttatttcaattaaaaagtcatttagatGATTTATTTTACCACTATTTGTGATTGactttttgtcgtcacttgtgtTAAGTCTTTtaagtagatattttttcgatgacataaatttctgatcgttttgtcaacatcccagattaagaaaaatgatttgaaattattcTAAACAATTCGAATTgactaatatatagatatacatttagcatggattaaatcatttttcttaataaggGATGTTGGTGCATTATTGATATGTCAAAAAACTGATATCTTATAGATGCCACAAAGGCAAGTGTGCTACAATGGGTAGGGATGTGCAAATCCGTCCATATAATGATTTGAATTTCTTTGAATTTGTAATCCAAGTAGCACACTTGGGGCGTCTTCAGAAATACACTCTAGAgatgaaaaattacttttccAGGGGATTAGAACCTTTGTAATGTCGAATTATTCCTTTAATTTGACGACCAGAGGATATTTCTAAACGCAGGGGTTGAATACTTCTCTTCCAGAGTGTATTTCTGAACATGCCCTTGACTTTATGACATCTATAAGTTATCAGTTTTTTGACATTTCAATAAGGCACCAAAATGATGGCAaaacgatcagaaatttatgtcaccgaaaaaatatctggTTAGAAGACTTGACACAAGTGACggcaaaaagtaaattacaaataattgtcaaataaGTCATCATCtaaacgatttttaaatttaaatgacttttttaagaCGGGAAAAAGAATACAAATTTTCTATGACCACTAGGACCAACATCGTACGtcttatttatctaaaaaaacttgactgagataaaaaaaaatttgttttatccTTGCAAAAGACATCTTGAAGTTGactctgtgctacttgggtatTTGTAACATTTCAAATTACTcgattcaatttatttatttgatactaCAAGCAGCAGACGTcagacaattttataaatttataaacaagtaACTtgtcagtaaaataaaattttttaaatgtcattttcattttattaactaattaaaattataactttacCTTCATTTGAAaccataatttcattttttcaaaatatctgtaataaataaattttgatatttatcaaatttttatattcaaattatagATAACCTTATTAGCAATTAATACTTACACTTTGGCATTGTCACCGAGAGAATTTGTAAGATTTTTTCTAGCAAGATTTAAATCTCTTGAAGCcgccatttttattattatttataaacaatttacatttatttatctattgtttaataattttactgtttATTTTCGGAGTGTACGGTACAGTACACACCAGGGTATGGACACTTCATGCTCCCCTCCACTCCTTATTCAAACAGTTTGGACCAGAGAGATACCACGATAATAATGCAAAAGtacatcaaaaaaaatattttttagtggcATCACTGATGTGACCCAGCACTCCCTGGTGCCTTTttcgtaaattaaatatttaaaacgcATAACCGTATTAGAAAAACCTCATTGTGTATAAAGAAAACGTTTTCtgcaaaattgaaataaaaaaaattgtgtttaaaataataaaaagaatgaCCCGAAATTGTGCAGTGAAATCTTGTGGTCATCGACAAGGTAGCAAAGTAAAACACGGTTgtacattttcaaaatttcccaACAATATAGACAGGTAAGCTAACCTTAAAATTTGGTTttcatgtttttaaaattgaaataattgttttctttgaataattttaataccttatgatagtaaataaataaattctctgaGTTGTTCATCTTCTAGTTATCCTCAtgatatcatttaaataatcatattGCAGATGTCGGAGATGGCTTCAAGCTTTGGGAGACCACGATCTTCTGGGTTTACCTTTCGAAATTTTATCCAAAGATCGATTTGTATGTAGTTGTCATTTTAATGATGACGACTACAACAtcaccaaaaacaaaaaacaaatcaaacCAGCGGCAATTCCCATCAAGTTTTCAAATATCGTTGTACCATTGACTGACCAAGAAATTCTGGAATTTCCTCCCAGTAGTGGACAAATAATTCCGAGCATACgtaaatatacaattttttaaataatcaatgataatatatatttaaaaattcgtacCAATCATCGTTATAAGTATAGAAAATGagcaaataattttgatgttgCAGGGATTGAAATACCAACTTCTGAAATGTCTAGTCTGATACAGCCAAAGAAGTATGGAGTATTAaactcaatttttaaaaaaaactacgaGTGTAAAATATTGGAAGAACTAGATCCTGTTGCAAACGAGATACCAACGTCGATTGCTTGTGATACTGCTGATTTACAGGATCAGATTATGCCAATGGACTCATCAACTGATAATGATTCTTCGTCACGAACATTATCAGTACTGTCGCCATTAAATTCAGAAAGTTTAAATCAACGAGAAAATTGTTCGATTGACAAATCGATTGCATGCTTGAAACGCCGACGGCATTCTTTGTATGAGCTATCGACTTCTACGGAACATGAGGCAATTGATATGGTAATTGCAAACTATTGAgcatttattttagaatttttataaccagaaataacttttttttttaatgttgtAGATTTcgaacaaagaaaattttgaactacGCACATCTTCAGATGATTTGAATCACAGACTCCAGTACCCGTCGGGTAAGAATCTTATATATTCTATTAATTTTGCGAAAAAGCATGTCATGAAACGGCTTGGTTCCTTCTTCTTTAATGTTCACGATCAGcatcaactttttgttttattatactCACAAGAAAAAATACTGGGGTTAAAAAGTAATGGATTGAAAAAACATGAAAATGTATAGGATCAGAGCAGAtttgtttgtgtgtgtgtgtgtgtgtttttttttttaaatattgttcaTGGGAAGCAATACAACATCTacgttcttacttttttttgaaaaactgtTTTGCAAAGCAATTCTAATACTTCTTTCTATggaaaatataatattgtaaTCATTAATACTTTCAGAAAGTACCATTGGCAAAAAGAAAATCACTACTATTCAGggacaaataaataacttgaaaaagaTAGTAGTGCCTCGTCAGCAatggttattatttaaaaaaatcaatcaaacACTAAATAACTTGAAAGCACCAGTAGCACAGGAGCTATTGGCACAAGTTGATATGATTTTaacaagttataaaaaaatctgataatATAAGATCTCATCTTTTAtcaggaaataaaaatatgtcgcTGGAATGGTGAGGCGATCaattaacatttataaaaaaagaacattggggatgtaaaaaaaatcaatatgattttcaaatgaaaCAGCCAAATAACCATGAGAGAAGAAGACCAGAGAAATGGTGCATAAATCAACTTACTTGTCCACTCTACAAGTTCACAAAGACTTCAGAAGGTTGCGAGGACTATTGGAAGGATAAATCTGGTGAAAGCTGGGTGAAAGAAGTGTGGGCCAGATTAAGATGTGGCAATATTGACCGTTGCTTCAAGAAAGGATTCAAAGACTGGAGCTATCGTATCTGCAATAGTCAGCAGGAAACACTTGCTCATCTTTTAACTTGTAGAGAAGTCAGAAACTTATGCAGTGAAAAAACAGCGCAAGCAATCCAGTCATTGACAGATAATAAATATGAGGCGGATCTAGACTTCTTAGTTAAGGAACTTTTAAGAGGTCCGCTAGTACGAGAAGTGTGCAGCCTGATCGCAGCAATCGAGAGAGCCGGAAAAAGAGAAGAGTAAACAGACGCAGTGCAATAAAtactaaaatgaaatatatatttatatgaatgtAGATTCTGAAGTTacttatatgattttattatgaatGTAAAACCGTTCCCTAGTCATATATAAGTATTAAAGTAAATAGTTAAACTAATTCATGTATAACAAAGTAATATAAAGGGACTTTTGGGATGGGGAATgtaaaatagtgaaaaactgTACAACTTGaactaattgaaataaatatttaaaaaataacaatttaatcatttcataattatgttaaatttatttctacgTCATCATGACAATaaatagaaattataaaaaatatccggaattaattattaattagtattcattttcatcaatttgtcataaagtaaaatatttaaaaaaaaaaaaaaaatcttacggttttcaaatttttgaattataccACTTCTGCTTAGTTAcgaagtattaaaaatataattaaaatgaaagtgaaaatttattatattggtTTTAgtactttattaatattaatattcaataattaataagtttatatggtacatatatttatttgtaaacgCTATTGATTAATTTccatgatttttaataatgagatatctcatgtatattatataaacatttatgaatcaattaatttattttttaataacatttaattcgaatttaatacatttttttgtttattttcacttcttattttctacaaagatatttattttactttcttttaatagtaattcttaaaaaaaacaataagaaaaaacataattgaaatatgtttttaaataaaaaattttttgatacaattgaatgataattatatatatattcctaCTGTTTATGAATGTAAAATAGCATTGTATGACTGGAAAACTCCTCCTGCTACTTCTACAGAACGTGATTTTAATGAAAgctgaaaaagtatataaaaaacatatatttttgttttacaatataaaatatattaattaaggtaattttcagacagtgccctccccccacttttttgaaaatttggaaattttattagttaattaaaaaaaactaaagcattaatcaaaaaaaggacaacggccattgtaaaaaattgggagtgaattcggagtgagtacggattttaattcaatccgaattcactcggagttccggagtttagaaaaaaattactccgcatacggagtaaataaggagtttgttttttcagcggtgtaatttcggagtgatctggatttaatttcaatcctcattcactccgattcatatttttaaaaagtagggaacactgtctgagaatgcccttaagaaaatataataaaataaaaatatcttacaGTGACATCAGGATTTCCAGgctgaatttttaattcaattaacaCCCAAACGTTGTTCGTTAATTTAAGAGATTGATAAAGCATATCTTGTCCTTCAACGTTTCTTTTAGCAATAGTAAATACATTACTTTGCTGCATTTTCTGTACAACTTGATCCGCTGTTAGTAAAACTCCGTTAAGTGTATACTGaacctataaaaatattaatttgtatttattcaatcgtaataaaaaacaaatctaaTCAACTTCCGGGTCACGGTAAATTACTAGGtcacaaattaaaaagaaaatgttaaaaaatgaacCTCATTTTGAGCTGGAATGTCTTTCCACGTAGATAAGAATACTCGTTTGTCCAATTGCCCGTCCTCGGTGAAATAAACGTGCATTGGAACGAGACAAGCGAAATAAAATacatcaatattatttttaatagcgaCTTGAAGATTATTCAATGGATCCATACGCTGAACTGCACCAGTTGTTGTGAGTATTACGTTTACTTCAACACTTGAACCAGGTCCCAAAGGAGCCGGTACTTGTAGAGGTGCAGATAAAGTTAAACCGAAACTATTTTTGTTCAATTGAATAGCGAAACCACCCATCGCTTGCATAGCTTTATTCGTGAACGTCATGTCCATACTAATTTGTCcatttctgttaaaaaaaaaaaatgttattacatttattttatgatattaatttattattttttttaatataaatttttattcaacttataaattatcagtttcatttttttattttttattttcagtttaatatttttttttaatatcccgcCTTTTCGTCTTAGAAGTCgctcttttttcaaatttcaaaccTATACTGATACACTAGTGATGCTGCCAGCAGTTGGAGagaaaaaatggaaataataataaaagtaaaaataaaaatggcagctaaatttttcgtgaataatcagttttacgtttttaattaattacaattgttgCATACTGGAAAATCCAGGTTTACGAAAAATTACCAGGTGGGTGGCGTTAGGGTGTCAATCGACCCCAGGTGCACCCGTTGCTGAGCTCTCtctaatttttatgtattttgtaaggttcaagaattaaaataaactattcTAATTATAAGaatgtgaatatattttaaaaattgaaaatttgattagAGCCAGTCGGTCTCCGGACGTACGTCCGGGGCCTAAGATGTTCATCGGCTGACTGGTTGCTCTGGGTTTTCATCCAGAGtacaatgaaatataaaaattaattattgcgaCGTCGCATCTCAGGTTACTCTGGTGAACACCATCGTAGCCCgagtctcatgcatcgtcaacaaagtaacgatttattgatttatttatcattataagAAGTGTCAATCCATTTATTCGCCTACtgtggcgaataaataattcgagccctcgaaaaaaaaattcttaaaagttttatttaaagataattaaagccagaacgtaacacaattaaattaaaaagatttAGTTAGTGATTTTCCATagggttcttgtgataaaaaatccaaagataaaaaaaaagttaggccgattaattgtgtctatcgagagttatcgcgtttacgaagtttcatacgtaacaattgacagcactggtttcttgagttaaaataatttattttaaactgataaaataacGAACCGACTTAATGTTGGGTTCAAATTGTTCataataaattctctatatgCTAGTATACAATTTTACCTACTTTCGCGTAATCAAAAGAgtgtagaaatatttttgtgtaaGTAAAATAGTCAGAAGAAAAGCACTTCCGCACTGGAGGTATGCAAAATATAAAACTTACTTCCTTGAAAAAGTACCCCAAATATCGAACCCTTTTCCTTTTTCAGCTGGAAGCCAATTAACTTTTGGAGGTACATAGGAAGTGGGTGCTTGATTAAATCCAAATATATCACCAAGAAGACCTGTCGTTGTTTGAGAAACAATTGGTGCTGAAGTATCTGTTCCACTGAGTATTCCATCTAAACCATCTCCCAAAAGATCTAAACCTGTGGACGCTGCTGGTGCTGGTGGAACAATTGGCGGTCCGCCTAAAAACAATTCGTCAGTTAAAAGtttcaaatatttgttttaaaataaaaaataaaaaatacaaaccaATATCCATACTGAGAAGATCTCCAATCAGAGAATCTTGAGCTGGAATAACTTGAGCTGCTGGTTGACTTCTGGCAGCTTcatcatttgaattatttctagCTGGCAATGATTTTCTAGCACCAGCTGATCTTCCCTCAACAAAAGCACTAGGTGGCTTGTGATAAACTGATGCAAGACTTGAAATATGACAGATAAGTTCATCAAGTAGAGTCGGTTCTAATAAATCTGTTTCCTCAGAAATCAACGGTTTCTCTGCCAAAACAACTTCTTTAGCAGCTGCTGGATCTGTGCTCAATAATCGCCAGTAAATAAATCCACGATCACGAAGATCTGGATTATCGGAGTCTTGGGTCGCAAGACTCAAAACTTGCTGCACTAATTCTTGTGTATCAGTTGGACGTTTTAGGAAAAGTTTTACAATAGCAGTAAGAAGCTGCAGCTGTACTTGAGTATTTTCATCATGGAAACCTTCTAAGAAACTTTCTAACAATTCATCGGCGTTGTCAATACGCTCAGCATACTCTCCAATAATCCAGATCATTGATGCACGGGCTTCTGGTTCATCCAAAGTATCAAGATTTTCACAGAGAGTTGAAATTATACTCTCATATTTGTTTGGGTATTTACGGAAAATATCTTTTATAACGACAATGGCTTCTTGAACGACGTAATTTAcctaaaatatgaattttagttTAGAACTCAGGTAAGAATACGACCCACTGTGCGCTccggaaattaaaattttgtaaaaaaagtaaataataataaaactacgacttgaatcaatttttaaatattctgttataatttttttgaaaactggaatttcttaaaaaaaaataaaaaattttcaaaactcccaattaaataaaagaaaaaaatttctaatgatccagtagttttttttatgatcctgaagttagcagacaaaaactttcggatttttttatcaacaatttaatttaaaaaaaaaaaaaaaaaaatatgcacatgtagaaaattaaaaaaactgtaagtgcaatttttcaaaaaaattttttttttgtaatttgtcgtttttagaaaaatttaaaagttatcagacgtcagctaatttcagtatcatttttttttttttttgactttttttccaaaatccTCGTTTTTTAAACGCATGCACTGGAATAAATCCgtatgttatttattaaaatataaataattaaaaaaattactttagtTTGAATTAAATCTAAAAGTGTAGACACGCATCTTTCAGCAGATGGTTCAACTTTAATAGCGCATCTTCCGATAGCTCTGACAGCTTTTCTCACAAAATCAACATCAACTTCAGTAGCATACTCTTTTAATTCGGATAAAACTTGTGCAATATTAGCTTGAGACGCTAATCTAATCATGATatctaatttttctaatttaacgTAAATTGGATCGttgtatttaacaaaaaatactttcatctcatgttttaaaatatctggCCGCTTTTGTAcaatcaaattaatatttctcaAAGCCACGTACTGAACTTCCGGCTCGGAACTAAGAAGAGTTACTAGTGGAGGTGCTAATTTTTTAGTCAGAGTGCCAACGAAATCTGATTCTGATTGTAACATTTCCATGAGCTTCATCAGAacctgaaaataattttgttttttaaatttataacaattcaatagtaattataatattgaaaaaaataaatatgtgaaACCTTGACCGCTGATAAGACAACTGCAGCATTAGCGTGAGCTAAACGTGGAGTAATTCTTTCACAAATACTTTGAGCTTCACGATCATCTTTAGGTGAATAATTAGCTAGagaatctaaaataaaaacttgtccCCACTCAGTACATTCATTAAGAGCAGTCAGCAATTTGTTTATTGTCTGTGCATTCATTTCAACAAGTGGTCCACTGGGACTTGATTCATTTATCTCAGACAATGCAGCGACAGCATTTGCTACGacctttttatataaaaaatttaaaaaatgataaaacaaataaattatatttaagggGGAAAAGGGTcggagatacaaaaaaaagaggatatttttgtgattttttttcagagtaccttctttattaaaattcttaaaatttgtgacattattaagtatcatttcaagaatattctgctaaattttcataaaaaaatattgaaaaataagccagtggtagtggggagagacgagtcacctCGGAATAGtctccatgccgtaggcaggataactcatgactgcttcattcgaaatcaaaaaaccaaaaagatttctttagtacataagtttatcttggatttgaatgaagaaataaacaaaatattcatttttgaatttttggtaaaagtgcaatcaaaaaactctgatttttaccaaaaattgctctttttgtttaattaaaaaataagtagtaattgaaaaaaaaatccttcgttcAGATgtaagataaacttatgtactaaagaaatctttttggttttttgatttcaaatgaagcagtcatgagttatcctgcctacggcatggagactttgtttttaaggcgactcgtctctccctactaccactggcttatttttcaatattttttcatgaaaatttagcagaatattcttgaaacGATGCTTGAtaatgtcattaattttaagaattttaataaagaaggtactctgaaaaaaaaaatcac from Microplitis mediator isolate UGA2020A chromosome 7, iyMicMedi2.1, whole genome shotgun sequence includes the following:
- the LOC130670809 gene encoding transcriptional adapter 1-like, producing the protein MAASRDLNLARKNLTNSLGDNAKVYFEKMKLWFQMKSSKEEFDCEARNIMTDEQIHLHNEFLLCLFNKVRGLATATPLRPMKANNTHVHTDKDKILKEKRLKLKRKYKTDRSNFEPADMYVDVLSQMSSPVGDEPIGANRSSAQELLLPDRTFVLARLMLAAWENNMDSADENTAHIIIAATQIFLKNIITAVLTKRKGFAVHQKSFIYNIGEPVPSSWKRNTMFIPRGIHFSKTTDIIEPDGQVPAVKQTVDEMEQATAFAMACSTPVLSPALPPVSVNDLLQTLKIYKNLVNNHTVYATNMERLFTYPTHPTWEDLEIKKFMC
- the LOC130670806 gene encoding AP-1 complex subunit beta-1 isoform X2, translating into MSDSKYFTTTKKGEIFELKSELNNDKKEKKKEAVKKVIASMTVGKDVSALFPDVVNCMQTDNLELKKLVYLYLMNYAKSQPDMAIMAVNTFVKDCEDPNPLIRALAVRTMGCIRVDKITEYLCEPLRKCLRDEDPYVRKTAAVCVAKLYDINAGLVEDQGFLDQLKDLLSDSNPMVVANAVAALSEINESSPSGPLVEMNAQTINKLLTALNECTEWGQVFILDSLANYSPKDDREAQSICERITPRLAHANAAVVLSAVKVLMKLMEMLQSESDFVGTLTKKLAPPLVTLLSSEPEVQYVALRNINLIVQKRPDILKHEMKVFFVKYNDPIYVKLEKLDIMIRLASQANIAQVLSELKEYATEVDVDFVRKAVRAIGRCAIKVEPSAERCVSTLLDLIQTKVNYVVQEAIVVIKDIFRKYPNKYESIISTLCENLDTLDEPEARASMIWIIGEYAERIDNADELLESFLEGFHDENTQVQLQLLTAIVKLFLKRPTDTQELVQQVLSLATQDSDNPDLRDRGFIYWRLLSTDPAAAKEVVLAEKPLISEETDLLEPTLLDELICHISSLASVYHKPPSAFVEGRSAGARKSLPARNNSNDEAARSQPAAQVIPAQDSLIGDLLSMDIGGPPIVPPAPAASTGLDLLGDGLDGILSGTDTSAPIVSQTTTGLLGDIFGFNQAPTSYVPPKVNWLPAEKGKGFDIWGTFSRKNGQISMDMTFTNKAMQAMGGFAIQLNKNSFGLTLSAPLQVPAPLGPGSSVEVNVILTTTGAVQRMDPLNNLQVAIKNNIDVFYFACLVPMHVYFTEDGQLDKRVFLSTWKDIPAQNEVQYTLNGVLLTADQVVQKMQQSNVFTIAKRNVEGQDMLYQSLKLTNNVWVLIELKIQPGNPDVTLSLKSRSVEVAGGVFQSYNAILHS
- the LOC130670810 gene encoding uncharacterized protein LOC130670810, whose amino-acid sequence is MTRNCAVKSCGHRQGSKVKHGCTFSKFPNNIDRCRRWLQALGDHDLLGLPFEILSKDRFVCSCHFNDDDYNITKNKKQIKPAAIPIKFSNIVVPLTDQEILEFPPSSGQIIPSIRIEIPTSEMSSLIQPKKYGVLNSIFKKNYECKILEELDPVANEIPTSIACDTADLQDQIMPMDSSTDNDSSSRTLSVLSPLNSESLNQRENCSIDKSIACLKRRRHSLYELSTSTEHEAIDMISNKENFELRTSSDDLNHRLQYPSESTIGKKKITTIQGQINNLKKIVVPRQQWLLFKKINQTLNNLKAPVAQELLAQVDMILTSYKKI
- the LOC130670806 gene encoding AP-1 complex subunit beta-1 isoform X1, whose amino-acid sequence is MSDSKYFTTTKKGEIFELKSELNNDKKEKKKEAVKKVIASMTVGKDVSALFPDVVNCMQTDNLELKKLVYLYLMNYAKSQPDMAIMAVNTFVKELATSPMTKDCEDPNPLIRALAVRTMGCIRVDKITEYLCEPLRKCLRDEDPYVRKTAAVCVAKLYDINAGLVEDQGFLDQLKDLLSDSNPMVVANAVAALSEINESSPSGPLVEMNAQTINKLLTALNECTEWGQVFILDSLANYSPKDDREAQSICERITPRLAHANAAVVLSAVKVLMKLMEMLQSESDFVGTLTKKLAPPLVTLLSSEPEVQYVALRNINLIVQKRPDILKHEMKVFFVKYNDPIYVKLEKLDIMIRLASQANIAQVLSELKEYATEVDVDFVRKAVRAIGRCAIKVEPSAERCVSTLLDLIQTKVNYVVQEAIVVIKDIFRKYPNKYESIISTLCENLDTLDEPEARASMIWIIGEYAERIDNADELLESFLEGFHDENTQVQLQLLTAIVKLFLKRPTDTQELVQQVLSLATQDSDNPDLRDRGFIYWRLLSTDPAAAKEVVLAEKPLISEETDLLEPTLLDELICHISSLASVYHKPPSAFVEGRSAGARKSLPARNNSNDEAARSQPAAQVIPAQDSLIGDLLSMDIGGPPIVPPAPAASTGLDLLGDGLDGILSGTDTSAPIVSQTTTGLLGDIFGFNQAPTSYVPPKVNWLPAEKGKGFDIWGTFSRKNGQISMDMTFTNKAMQAMGGFAIQLNKNSFGLTLSAPLQVPAPLGPGSSVEVNVILTTTGAVQRMDPLNNLQVAIKNNIDVFYFACLVPMHVYFTEDGQLDKRVFLSTWKDIPAQNEVQYTLNGVLLTADQVVQKMQQSNVFTIAKRNVEGQDMLYQSLKLTNNVWVLIELKIQPGNPDVTLSLKSRSVEVAGGVFQSYNAILHS